The Larimichthys crocea isolate SSNF chromosome I, L_crocea_2.0, whole genome shotgun sequence genomic interval acctgtcaggtggggtcagtcaacacacagaacacctgtcaggtggggtcagtccacacacagaacacctgtcaggtggggtcagtcaacacacagaacacctgtcaggtggggtcagtcaacacacagaacacctgtcaggtggggtcagtcaacacacagaacacctgtcaggtggggtcagtcaacacacagaacacctgtcaggtggggtcagtcaacacacagaacacctgtcaggtggggtcagtcaacacacagaacacctgtcaggtggggtcagtcaacacacagaacacctgtcaggtggggtcagtcaacacacagaacacctgtcaggtggggtcagtcaacacacagaacacctgtcaggtggggtcagtccacacacagaacacctgtcaggtggggtcagtcaacacacagaacacctgtcaggtgggtcagtccacacacacagaacacctgtcaggtgggtcagtccacacacacagaacactgaCATCATAATCAGGTGACGTCATAATTAAAGTTATGTTTAACCTTACGATGCTAACTGTTAGCTCTCTGTTAGCTCTCTGTTAGCAGTTAGCCTCCGTGCTAACTCACCAGTATTGGAACTTCAGAACCGGCCCGGTGTACAGGGAGGACTTGGCGGGTTTTCCCGGTTCTGTGTCCGGTAGTACGGTATCCGGGGAGAGGCTGGGGCCGTCGGCCGGTTGCTGTCCACGATGCGGGCTGGATCTGCCGAGGTAGACGTCCCGGACCGTCAGAGCCGTGAAGAGGAGCAGAGCCGCCAGGAGGCCCAGCTGGCTGTACTCCGCCATGTCTGCGTCTGACGGAGCGGATCAGGCACAACGTCACTTCCGGTTACacacttcacaataaaagagcGGAAGAAGACCTGGGGTCCTCCAGGTCTTTTGAACTGAGTTCACTAATAAAACTATCGATCCAGTGATCAACAGatcaatacaaacacacagtaacacatttaATGAGATATTTATAGAAGCTGAactcttttattgtgaaggttCAGCCGTGTTCTTTCCGGTAAAGATTGGCTGTCAGATGATGACcgtgttattataattataattataattatgagaaagatgaattaatttacttttttaatgagttcatctattttattttattttctatatgaCGTCACATTCACCCGACACGCGGCCATAAATAGTGTGACGTCATATATGTGAGTCGCGTGCCGGTGAGGATGAaggtgaaacaaacacattcacctGTCTGCTGACGTCATTCAGGTACGTTTACTTTAGGAACTGTTTCCTGATTCAACCGACCACAATGTTTAATATCATTTCCGGTCCATTGTGACGTCTTCAAACGTCTCGTTTGGTCCGACAGTCCAGACCCTGATCCGGACCAGTCCAGAATACTGGACTCTGTGCTGGTCTGTGCTGGTCCGTATCAGTCTGTGTTGGTTTGTActggtctgtatctgtctgtatcagtctgtgctggtctgtatcAGTCTGTGCtagtctgtatctgtctgtgctggtttGTActggtctgtatctgtctgtactggtctgtatctgtctgtatctgtctgtgctggtctgtatctgtctgtgctggtttGTACTGGTCTGTATCAGTCTGTGCTGGTTTGTACTGGTCTGTATCAGTCTGTGCtagtctgtatctgtctgtgctggtttGTActggtctgtatctgtctgtgctagtctgtatctgtctgtgctggtttGTActggtctgtatctgtctgtgctggtttGTActggtctgtatctgtctgtgctggtctgtatctgtctgtgctggtctgtatctgtctgtgctggtctgtatctgtctgtgctggtctgtatctgtctgtgctggtctgtatcagtctgtgctggtctgtatcagtctgtgctggtctgtatctgtctgtgctggtctgtatctgtctgtgctggtctgtatctgtctgtgctggtctgtatctgtctgtgctggtctgtatctgtctgtgctggtctgtatctgtctgtgctggtctgtatctgtctgtgctggtctgtatctgtctgtgctggtctgtatctgtctgtgctggtctgtatctgtctgtgctggtctgtatctgtctgtgctggtctgtatctgtctgtgctggtctgtatctgtctgtgctggtctgtatctgtctgtgctggtctgtatctgtctgtgctggtctgtatctgtctgtgctggtctgtatctgtctgtgctggtctgtatctgtctgtgctggtctgtatctgtctgtgctggtctgtatctgtctgtgctggtctgtatctgtctgtgctggtctgtatctgtctgtgctggtctgtacttgtctgtatcagtctgtatctgtctgtgctggtttGTActggtctgtatctgtctgtatctgtctgtgctggtctgtatctgtctgtgctggtctgtatctgtctgtgttggTCTGTATCAGTCTGTGCTGGTCTTTAATTTGTGTCTTCTTGTTTCAGGGGGGTGTCACCATGTGGCATCTCAGGGGGTCCATGAGGTCCGCAGTCCTTCAGCTTCCTGTACGTAGACCCTGTTCTGTTGCATTCAACCAGATGTCACCTGGACTCAGACACACTTGCTCTGCACCTGTTGCAATCTGCTGCTACACCTCACCTGTCAGGACCACATCAGGTGTCAGGACCACATCAGGTCTGGGGACTCTGTCCGGTCTGGGGACTCTGTCCGGTCTGGGGACTCTGTCCGGTCTGGGGACCTGGTCTGGTGTCCGGAGGCTCTCAGGTGGTTCCGGATCAGCGTGCTGGTACGGCGGACTTGCGGAGTCAGCTCCGGTTCACCTGTGCGAAAACTTCCTGGTGAGCGTGCAGCAGGTGAGCGGGTTGCCGTGGTGGCTGAGCATTGTCATGGCAACACTATCGGTCCGGACGCTCATCACTCTGCCGCTCGCCGTTTACCAGACGATCATCATCGCTAAGGTGAGCCACACCGGATCAGCTGATTCATCAATAATCTAGTCCACTCAGCGAGACACCTGACAGCTGATCAGTACAGATGATGTCACTGACAGCTGATCAGTACCGATGATGTCACTGACAGGTGAGCAGTCAGCTGACttatcaattaattaatcagtGTCAGAAACCAACCAATCAATGATCAGTGTAGAGAGCGGCACCTCCTGCAGGGGGAGACATGCTGAcacgtgtctgtctgtctctggtcaCCTCCACCTGCATTATGTTAATGAGTCAGATGAAGTTGACCAATCAAAAAGTTCACCAGGATGTGAATAATtaacttcttctcctttttcttcttcttcatcttgtcaaagagacaaaacacagtttattcTATATGTTCCTCCtccacatatataaacatatgatCATATACAGTCTACAGTAGCTTGTCCTCATCTTGAAAACCATAGTAACGCCCAGGTGATGTTCAGGTGGAAGCGCTGCAGGTGGAGATCTCAGAGCTGGCGAAGAGGCTTCGATACGAAGTTTCAGTCCGAGCAAGAGAGCGAGGATGGACGGAGAGACAGAGCCGGTAAGAACGTCAGGAAACACACATGTTCTAAACATGTTCTAAATGTATACGTTGTTATACATGTTGTTTGAAACATGTTCCTAACATGTTGTACACACAGAAGTTCTAACACATATGAAGTTTGAGCTTCTGTAGATGTAGACTCATTCAGACAAACATTTGttaattttgtaaataaatgtttcttctCTTGGTTAAATTGAGACATGTGAAACATGGGCCTGAACTGGTTTGTTCCAGTTCTGTAGACCAGAAGCCCCCACAGACATGATGATGGTCTAGTTCAAGAATTTCTGGGCCCGGATGTGATAACCTCTGTGAAGTCCCGTGGGTCCCAGATTATTTTTGGGATAAGTCCAGTTGGGAGAAATGGTCCTGTTTTCAGTCTGGCAGCAGAGACCTGAACGGAGAGCCCGGACATGGACATGACTGATGTGGCAGTGCTTCTTCATGCTGTGGTGacattttgtgcagtttgttcaTGTATTTCCGTTCCCTGAGGGTCACAGAGGAAACATCCAGCTTTGTTACATGCAGTGGAAACACCAGAACCTGGTATCAAAGACTCACAGGTCTTGAAGAGATCTGGCTCTGAGAAGAACCAGGTTACAGGTCAGAACTATAACATCATGTTGTGTCTGTTCAGGTTTCAGTTCAAGAAGAATCTTCATCGAATCATCTCTCAGCTCTACATCAGAGACAATTGTCACCCCTTCAAAGCCAGTCTGCTGGTCTGGGTCCAGCTGCCTTTGTGGATCAGCCTCTCTCTGGCCCTCCGGAACCTGAGTGTGGATCAGTCCGGTAAGCTTACGCTGACTCTGGATTAAACTGATCCTGGATCACTCCTAAACCAGGACGTTTACTCACAGTGCTGTAACTGTTTTCTGCAGCGCTGCAGTCTGATCTTACAGCAGGGGGCGCTCTGTGGTTCCCTGACCTCACTTTACCTGACTCCACCTGGATCTTACCTGTCTGCCTTGGACTCACTAATCTACTCATCGTAGAGGTCCGTCTGTTCAGCCGTCTGATCACC includes:
- the cox18 gene encoding cytochrome c oxidase assembly protein COX18, mitochondrial, coding for MWHLRGSMRSAVLQLPVRRPCSVAFNQMSPGLRHTCSAPVAICCYTSPVRTTSGVRTTSGLGTLSGLGTLSGLGTLSGLGTWSGVRRLSGGSGSACWYGGLAESAPVHLCENFLVSVQQVSGLPWWLSIVMATLSVRTLITLPLAVYQTIIIAKVEALQVEISELAKRLRYEVSVRARERGWTERQSRFQFKKNLHRIISQLYIRDNCHPFKASLLVWVQLPLWISLSLALRNLSVDQSALQSDLTAGGALWFPDLTLPDSTWILPVCLGLTNLLIVEVFSLQRVNPSGFQRFVTNAIRAFSVLMVPIAASVPSSMALYWLMSSLIGLSQNLLLRSPMIHKVLNLRTHRSDSPYRDLLAAFINKYCK